The stretch of DNA tttaatgagtAAGAATTTGATGTatagtgaaatagaaaaaaaccCCATTCTCATAtctcttatttgtattttttatagcTTGTTATTGCTTGGCTTACAttgtgtgtcacacacacacacacacacacacacacacacacacgtctatgTATCTACTACAGATCTTGTGTAATATGTTAGATTGTATATTCCTGGAATTCTGTGCCTTGTCTAAAATGAATCCCCATTGCCTatcttacttatttacttattttccttttctttattaatatccTCATTATCTCTCTGTCACTCGAGTTAGATAACATTTCTCTCTTTGTTGTATCTCCCCATTACTGTCTAGTCTATTCATGTTCCCTCCAAACTAGGTTACTAGCAATTTGTTGAACATACTGtgtatataaaatgctttttctcatGAGCTGTTATCTCCACTTGgggtatttttctctttctcaccgTACTAAAAGCTGTTGCTCTTCTAGAATTGTGCTGAAATGCCTTCTTCTCGAAAGCTTCTTTCTCAACCCTCTCATCTTTAAAGCTcagttatatataaatgtatatatagaaTTCTTGAAAACAGCAAAGAGACCTATGTTATAcgacttcctttcttccttcggtacacatttattgaatgcttgccTTTGAGTGGTGCTCTGCTAGCCTGAGGATAGAGAGAAATGCCTTAATCACTGTCCTCAAGGAGCTACAGTTTAGAGAAGGAGTCAAGTGGAAAAACAGTACACTACTCATTCAAACACTTCTTCCTGTgacttaagattttttaaaatacacttttttttcaaagttgttttgtttatggGGGATTTAATAAGGCATTAGCATGTCATTCTAAAAAGGATTCTTTGTTGTATCTTTCAGTCTATATGCAGTGAGTAATCATAGTGGGAATATTTCAGTTATGTTTTCAAAAATAACAGCTTTactaagatataattcacataccataaaaatcACCCTTTTAAGGTGTGCAAAtaagtggtttttagtatactcAGAGTTGTATAACCATCATTATgatctaatttcagaacattttcatcacccccaaaaaacCCCAGTGCCCATGAACAGTTACTCCCTGTTTTCCCTTGTCTCCCAGCCCCTTGCAAACACtaaatttactttctgtctctataaatttgcctattctggatatatCATATAAATGGAGTAATATAACATATAGCCTTttataactggcttatttcacctagcataatgttttcaaggtttgtcCATGTTGTATGAATGAAATATtagtacttcatttatttttatggctgaataacaaTCCATTGTATCAGTaccatattttattcatcagctgATACATATTTTAATGGGTTCCACTTTTTGACTATTAGGagtaatgttgctatgaacatttatatacaggtttttgtgtgaacataggctttcagttttcttgggtatatacctaggagtggaattgctgggccatatggtaacTATAAccttttgaggaattgccagactgttttccaaaatggttgcaTTATTTTATAATCACACCCACACTGCATGAGGGTTTTAATtcctccatatccttgccaactcTTGTTATATTCTGTCTTTATACACCCTTCTATAATAGtctcttattgtggttttgatgtacATTTCCCTAATTACTAATGATATTGAGtatcttatatatttttgaatactGAATTGATTGATATTCCTTTTGTGTTTGGAGACTATTGGACCAGAAAAGATATAGATTTCCCTTATAATGTTTTACCTTGTTTTGTTTGCCTGGTGACTTTTATTTGCAACaacaaatatttggtaaatacCTCTCTGTGTATAGGATACTATTAGCAATATGATTAAAAAACacctccatcttttttttaataattctttattgtttaaagtattacatatgtctccttttccccccattaacctcttctcaGCTGTTcccatccccagcacatgccctcacctccctactgcctgtgtccatgggttatgcttatatgcatgcatacaagtcctttggttgatcttttaccccaccccaccctcgctttccctctgaggttggatggtctgtttgatgcttctatgtatctggatctattttgtccatcagtttatgttgttcattatattccacaaatgagcgagatcatgtgatatttatctttctccgaatggcttattttgcttagcataatgctctccaggtccatccatgctattgcaaatggtaagagatcctccttttttacagcagcatagtattccattgtgtagatgcaccacagttttttaatccactcatctgctgatgggcacttagggtgTACACCTCCACCTTTTattctcatactagaggcccggtgcacaaaatttgtgcacgggtgttgtgtgtgtccctcagcccagcctgcaccctctccaatctaggaccccttgagggatgtccaactgccctctcacaatccaggactgctggctcccaactgctcgcctgcctgccttcctgattgcccataaccgcttctgcctgccagcttgatcaacccctaaccactcccctgccagcctgattgatgcctaactgctcccctgccaacctgattgcccccaacttccctctgctggcctggtcacccccaactgacctcccttgcaggcctggtccctcccaactaccctcccctgctggccatcttgtggtggccttcttgtgtccacatgggggcagccatcttctgtgttggagtgatggtcaatttgcatattactcttttattagataggattattcacCACTTCGTTGACCCATTCAGAAAACTTGTTTTGAATGCTGtgaattttctgtttatttgatCAGTGTTCACTATACTCATAGCACCCAGTGGTACCAAAAAGGGAAATCTAGGCTCTGAGCTCTATTCCAATGTGGGCCAGCTGAAATTTTTTTGTTCTGTATTTGCAGATTAGCATTAAATTTTGACTGCATGGGGTCTCCATGGGGAATTTGGCTATGGTATTGGTGCTAGATCCCTCCCAATACAGAGAAGAATCAGACCTAGAGCCATAGATGGCTAACTTGAAGCTTCCTATAACTTTGCCTTATTTGCTCTTACATGGTAGTACGAACTCcatttttcagctgaaaattcatCAAGGGGAGCCAGTGGAAAAAACATACATAACCCTTGCACCCAGGGTCCAGAAAGCTTTCATTGAATGTGGTGATAGTGGTAGCCACAGCAGTGGGGGTGGCCCTTAGTGTAAAGGTTTAGAGTGGATTCTGGTGTCACTCAATCATGGGCTGGAATTGCTATGTGTCATCTGGTACAGATTGCTTAAACTCCtcaagcctccatttcctcatctgtaaaatgggaataattagcTTTTAAagttattgtaaggattaaacaaAATGATGCACTTATAATGCTTATTCTGGTTCCTAatattccataatttttttttttttactatttattataGTACACTCAAACCACACACTTATTTTTCACTGTAATATTTCTGCTATTTTTTCCCTGTATTTTTCTATGTTCCACGTATTCTACATTACTTTAGTAATTAAAAACCAAAAGCTCGGTAAaggttttaataaaaaggaaagacatttccaattatttttggGAATAAAACATCGGACACCTGTGTTCACAGGCATCAGGAAGTTGGTTACAGCCTCAGTTTTTGGTGGAGGAAACCACTTGCAAAATTGGATTTCCTCCACAGTTATAAGCAGCAGTCTTTGCCCAAGTGCTGTTTTCTTACTCTGCTGTTAGTGATAGAAAGGAAGCACTGTCATCCCCAGGTGTCTTTCTGATGCCCAGCAGCTGGCTCAGGGGTGTAAGTGAACTTGATAGGCGCATTTCCAGGCTTCTCTTGTGTTGTTTGAAGCTGAAAGCTTGGAAATGACCAGAGTTTTCTTCtactcttttctcttctttccccttctttcACTCTTAATGTGTCTCAACCTTGAACATACACACAAGACATTGATTAGCTTTGGTGCTTTAGGGTGAGCATCGAAGGTTTTTTTCTCCTATTCCTGCGGGGATTTAGTTTCACATAATAAAGTGTATTTTTTCAGGTGTGCAAATGAAATTTTTGTAAATTGAGCTGTATACTTTAAGGTATTGTTAAGGACCCATTAAGTAAATTCTTATGCAATTTGCTCTGTAAAGTCTTAATTTGAATATGTCTAGATTTAATAAGCAGTTTTCCTGCACTTAGAGTACAATCTGTTCATTATAAGTTGATTGTGGTTTAAGAAGCATAGAGTATTTAGTTagattgcctgggttcaaatccaggctctACCTCTTAACAGCTTTATTATCTTGGGCAGTGGTACCTACTTTAAAGGGTTGAGAAAATCTAGAGTTATTATATAAACTCTGCTTCAAATCATGCATGGTACCTTGTAAGTGCTTCTTAAATGTTAGGGATTATTATTATCCAGCACATGATCTATTAGGACATTTGTGCTAGATAGTAGAGACCTTAAGGCCTAAAGCCCAGTTTGCTGCCCATAAGAGGCATGTGATATTGTTGGGGAAGTGTTTAGAGCAAGGGTGAGATCATCTGGCCTGCAGGCCATagaaggcctgtgaaatcatttggttggtctggccttgccaaggaattaattaaatgtttgaccaaatatagcaggctaatttttaggttgataattttgtatggtcctcGAATGACGTtacaaatatacaaatggccctgggcagaaaaaaggtttcctaCCCCTGGTTTAGAGAAAGATTAAAGCTATTGTGGTCACATGTGCTCTGCATCAAATGATAGAGACAGATCTTTGTAAGACTTCAGAGGAAGGAATAGGTCATCAGCAAAGCATCATAGAGGAGGTTGGCTGAGCTTGGAGCCACCAATGAAGAAATCTAGGAAGGGACATGGCCTGAGGGGAGAGAAGCAAGGGCATGTCACTGTAACATTTGGCCTGGTGCATAGGACTTGAGGTGGTGGGAGCTCTTTGTAGTTAATTTCTAAAAGTAATCTGGGAGCATACTTTGATTAAATCCTATAAGATTAGGAAGCCTTAGTCTTCTTGAGTGTAGATCATCCAGTACACCTGAATGCTGCATTGGGAGGGGCAGCCACTTAGGTTCACATCTTCTTTCTCTCATATATCTTTGCAGTATGACTTCTCCTTGGAAAAGAAAACCATTGAGTGGGCTGAAGATATTAAGAAAATCCAAGAAGCCCAGCGGGAAGCAGAGCGGAAGGCTGAGGAAGCAGAAGCTCAAGTGAATTCTACGAGTGGCCCAGAGGGCGATAACAAAATGAGCTTCTCCAAGACTCACAGTACCGCCACAATGCCACCTCCTATTAACCCCATCCTTGCCACCTTACAGCACAACAGCATTCTCACCCCGACTCGGGTCAGCAGCAGTACCATGAAACAGAAAGTTCTCAGCCCACCCCACACAAAGGCAGATTTCAACCCTGCTGACTTTGAGTGTGAAGAAGACCCATTTGATAATCTTGAGTTAAAAACTATTGATGAGAAGGAAGAACTGAGAAACATTCTGGTAGGAACCACTGGACCCATTATGGCTCAGTTATTGGACAGTAACTTGCCTAGAGGCGGCTCTGGGTCTGTGTTACAGGATGAAGAAGTCCTGGCATCCTTGGAGCGGGCAACACTAGATTTCAAGCCTCTTCATAAACCCAATGGCTTTATAACCTTACCACAGTTGGGCAACTGTGAAAAGATGTCGCTGTCTTCCAAAGtgtccctcccccccattcctgCAGTAAGCAATATCAAATCCCTGTCCTTCCCCAAACTTGACTCTGATGACAGCAATCAGAAGACAGCCAAGCTGGCAAGCACTTTCCATAGCACATCCTGCCTCCGCAATGGCACGTTCCAGAATTCCCCAAAGCCTTCCACCCAAAGCAGTGCCAGTGAGCTCAGTGGGCATCAGAGTCTTGGGCTTTCAACTTTGAACTTGGACAGTGGCACAGAAGTGCCAGCCCTGACCCCTTCTGATATGATATCCCAGATGCCTTCCCTCTCTGTCTTGTCTGTGTGCA from Eptesicus fuscus isolate TK198812 chromosome 15, DD_ASM_mEF_20220401, whole genome shotgun sequence encodes:
- the UBAP1 gene encoding ubiquitin-associated protein 1 isoform X4, giving the protein MASKKLGADFHGTFSYLDDVPFKIGDKFKTPAKVGLPIGFSLPDCLQVVREVQYDFSLEKKTIEWAEDIKKIQEAQREAERKAEEAEAQVNSTSGPEGDNKMSFSKTHSTATMPPPINPILATLQHNSILTPTRVSSSTMKQKVLSPPHTKADFNPADFECEEDPFDNLELKTIDEKEELRNILVGTTGPIMAQLLDSNLPRGGSGSVLQDEEVLASLERATLDFKPLHKPNGFITLPQLGNCEKMSLSSKVSLPPIPAVSNIKSLSFPKLDSDDSNQKTAKLASTFHSTSCLRNGTFQNSPKPSTQSSASELSGHQSLGLSTLNLDSGTEVPALTPSDMISQMPSLSVLSVCTEESSPPNTGSTILDYLFVHGQLCEKGFDPLLVEEALEMHQCSEEKMLEFLQLMSKFKEMGFELKDIKEVLLLHNNDQDNALEDLMARAGAS
- the UBAP1 gene encoding ubiquitin-associated protein 1 isoform X3, with the translated sequence MYDFSLEKKTIEWAEDIKKIQEAQREAERKAEEAEAQVNSTSGPEGDNKMSFSKTHSTATMPPPINPILATLQHNSILTPTRVSSSTMKQKVLSPPHTKADFNPADFECEEDPFDNLELKTIDEKEELRNILVGTTGPIMAQLLDSNLPRGGSGSVLQDEEVLASLERATLDFKPLHKPNGFITLPQLGNCEKMSLSSKVSLPPIPAVSNIKSLSFPKLDSDDSNQKTAKLASTFHSTSCLRNGTFQNSPKPSTQSSASELSGHQSLGLSTLNLDSGTEVPALTPSDMISQMPSLSVLSVCTEESSPPNTGSTATPPNFSVSQVPNTPSCPQAYSELQMLSPRERQCVETVVNMGYSYECVLRAMKKKGENIEQILDYLFVHGQLCEKGFDPLLVEEALEMHQCSEEKMLEFLQLMSKFKEMGFELKDIKEVLLLHNNDQDNALEDLMARAGAS
- the UBAP1 gene encoding ubiquitin-associated protein 1 isoform X2 yields the protein MASKKLGADFHGTFSYLDDVPFKIGDKFKTPAKVGLPIGFSLPDCLQVVREVQYDFSLEKKTIEWAEDIKKIQEAQREAERKAEEAEAQVNSTSGPEGDNKMSFSKTHSTATMPPPINPILATLQHNSILTPTRVSSSTMKQKVLSPPHTKADFNPADFECEEDPFDNLELKTIDEKEELRNILVGTTGPIMAQLLDSNLPRGGSGSVLQDEEVLASLERATLDFKPLHKPNGFITLPQLGNCEKMSLSSKVSLPPIPAVSNIKSLSFPKLDSDDSNQKTAKLASTFHSTSCLRNGTFQNSPKPSTQSSASELSGHQSLGLSTLNLDSGTEVPALTPSDMISQMPSLSVLSVCTEESSPPNTGSTATPPNFSVSQVPNTPSCPQAYSELQMLSPRERQCVETVVNMGYSYECVLRAMKKKGENIEQILDYLFVHGQLCEKGFDPLLVEEALEMHQCSEEKMLEFLQLMSKFKEMGFELKDIKEVLLLHNNDQDNALEDLMARAGAS
- the UBAP1 gene encoding ubiquitin-associated protein 1 isoform X1, which encodes MLYPRHKFIAKQIRFLLIFSTLFLIVGTFSYLDDVPFKIGDKFKTPAKVGLPIGFSLPDCLQVVREVQYDFSLEKKTIEWAEDIKKIQEAQREAERKAEEAEAQVNSTSGPEGDNKMSFSKTHSTATMPPPINPILATLQHNSILTPTRVSSSTMKQKVLSPPHTKADFNPADFECEEDPFDNLELKTIDEKEELRNILVGTTGPIMAQLLDSNLPRGGSGSVLQDEEVLASLERATLDFKPLHKPNGFITLPQLGNCEKMSLSSKVSLPPIPAVSNIKSLSFPKLDSDDSNQKTAKLASTFHSTSCLRNGTFQNSPKPSTQSSASELSGHQSLGLSTLNLDSGTEVPALTPSDMISQMPSLSVLSVCTEESSPPNTGSTATPPNFSVSQVPNTPSCPQAYSELQMLSPRERQCVETVVNMGYSYECVLRAMKKKGENIEQILDYLFVHGQLCEKGFDPLLVEEALEMHQCSEEKMLEFLQLMSKFKEMGFELKDIKEVLLLHNNDQDNALEDLMARAGAS